From the genome of Nakamurella flavida:
GGAAGGCGCCCGGGCCGTCGAACGGGGCGTTGGTCATGCCCAGTTCCTCGCCCTGGTAGACGTACGGCGTGCCGCGGTGCAGGTGCAGGACCGCGCCCAGGGTCTTGGCCGAGGCCACCCGGAACTCACCGTCGTCGCCGAACCGGGAGACCGCACGCGGCTGGTCGTGGTTGTTCCAGTAGAGGCTGTTCCAGCCGCGGTCGGCCAGCCCGTCCTGCCAGCGCCCGAAGCTCCGCTTGAGGGCGAGCAGGTCCCGGGGCAGCACGTCCCACTTGGTGGCGCCCTGGTCGAGCCCGACGTGCTCGAACTGGAAGACCATGTCGACCTCGGCCCGCTCGGGGTCGGTGAAGAGTGCGGCTTCCTCGACGGTCACCCCCGGCATCTCGCCGACGGTGAGCACCGCGTCCCGGCCGGCGAACACCTGCTCGTGCATCTCGTGCAGGAATTCGTGGATGCGCGGGCCACAGGTGTACGAGGCCGTGCCGTCACCCAGGCCGTCCCCGGTGGGCCGGCCGTCGGGCAGCGCCGTGTCCTTGGAGATGAGGTTGATGACGTCCATCCGGAAGCCGTCGACGCCGCGGTCCAGCCACCAGCGCATCATCGCGTAGACGGCCTCCCGGACCTGAAGGTTCTCCCAGTTCAGGTCGGGCTGCTTGCGGGAGAACAGGTGCAGGTAGTACTCCCCGGAGGCCTCGTCGAACTCCCAGGCCGGTCCGCTGAAGAAGGACGACCAGTTGTTCGGCTCGGCGCCGGGGGTCCCGGGCTCGAACCCCTCCCGGGCCGGACGCCACCAGTACCAGTCCCGTTTCGGGTCGCCGGTGTTCGAGCGGGACGCGGTGAACCACGGGTGCTCGTCGGAGGTGTGGTTGACGACCAGGTCCATGACCAGTCGGATGCCACGGTCGTGGGCGGCGGCCAGCAGCTCGTCGAACTGCTCGAGGGTGCCGAACAACGGCTCGATGTCCTGGTAGTCGCTGATGTCGTACCCGTTGTCGTCCTGCGGTGACGGGTACACCGGGGACAGCCACAGCACGTCGATGCCGAGCTGCGCGAGGTGGTCGAGCTTGGCGATGATCCCGCCGAGGTCACCGATCCCGTCGCCGTCGGAGTCGGCGAAGCTGCGCGGGTAGATCTGGTAGACCACGGCCGACTTCCACCAGCCGGGCCCGCTGAGCGGGGCCCGGCCGGTGGTGTCGGTGGTGCTCGCCGGGGCTGGGGAAGTGGACACGGGAATCCCTTCAGGCCCCGGAGGGGCGTCGATCAGGCCTGGACGATGACGGCGTAGGAGCCGATGCCGACGAGCCGGTCGCCCGGGATGCTCTCGGCGTCCAGCACCAGCGAGGTGATGACCCCGGTGGTCCCGTCGAACTCCACGTCACGGACGGAGCCGCGGCCCAGGCCCGTGGTGTCCAGGACGCGCTTCTTGAGCAGCACCTTGTTCTTGCCGCTGAGCGCGGTGACCTGGGCGTCGGGCACGACGAGGGTGTCGGCCTGCGTGACGGTGACCGCGTCCGCGCCGAAGCCCTTGATGCTCGACCACGGGAGGATGTTCCCGTCGCCCGGGGTCTTGCTCAGGCCCAGCGCGATGATCCGGTGCTCGGCCGGATCCACCACGAACTCGGCGACCTTGCCGACGGTCTCGGCGCTGTCGGTGGCGACCACCTTGTGGCTCTTCGTGTCGGAGAACAACATCACTGCCCCTTGATCCGTGCTCGGAAGTCTTCCACCGCTGCGCCGAACCCGGCCAGGTCGTCCCGGACGAAGTCCCGGGCCGCGGCCGGCACGATCAGGTGCTCGCCGGAGGCGGCCAGGGTGTCCGGCAGCGGGATGAGCAGTCGGTTCTTGCCGCGGCCCAGGCTCTCGGCCGGGTCGATCTCGTAGCCGACGACATCGGCCTGTTCGGACTTGCTGACCTCGATGATCACGTCGACGACGGTGCCCAGCGCCGTGCCGTCGTCGGTGAGCACCTGGGATCCCAGCACGTCGCCGCCGCCGGGGGCCGCGCCGGAGGCCACCGCGGACTCCAGCATCGCGTCGGTGGGGACCAGGCTGGACTCGTCGGCGATGATCACCGCGTCGGGGCCCAGTCCGACGACCGACGACCAGGCGATGGCCGTCTTGAGGGGGCCGGCGAACAGCCCGCGCCCGGCCAGGGTGAAGCCCTCGACGTGGCCGCCGTTGGCGCCGTAGACGACGTCCTTGATCTGGGCGACGTCCTCACCGCCGTAGGTGACGACGGGCTTCTTGGTGATCTCGCTGGAGCGGAGCAGCACGCTCATCGGCCGGATCCCTTGCCCTTACGGCGCGAGCGGTCGTTGATGATCACACCGCCGGACTTCCGCTTGGCCTGCAGGGCGATGAAGGCCCCTACCGCGATGACCACGATCACCACCACGATGATCAACCACACCCACCAGTCCATGGCTACCTCGTTCTCAGGATCGCGCTGCGCGAAGTATCGCCCGACGTGCCCGGAATGGGCGCCGGATCTGCAGCGAACTGTAACCGC
Proteins encoded in this window:
- a CDS encoding PRC-barrel domain-containing protein, whose translation is MLFSDTKSHKVVATDSAETVGKVAEFVVDPAEHRIIALGLSKTPGDGNILPWSSIKGFGADAVTVTQADTLVVPDAQVTALSGKNKVLLKKRVLDTTGLGRGSVRDVEFDGTTGVITSLVLDAESIPGDRLVGIGSYAVIVQA
- a CDS encoding glycoside hydrolase family 13 protein; amino-acid sequence: MSTSPAPASTTDTTGRAPLSGPGWWKSAVVYQIYPRSFADSDGDGIGDLGGIIAKLDHLAQLGIDVLWLSPVYPSPQDDNGYDISDYQDIEPLFGTLEQFDELLAAAHDRGIRLVMDLVVNHTSDEHPWFTASRSNTGDPKRDWYWWRPAREGFEPGTPGAEPNNWSSFFSGPAWEFDEASGEYYLHLFSRKQPDLNWENLQVREAVYAMMRWWLDRGVDGFRMDVINLISKDTALPDGRPTGDGLGDGTASYTCGPRIHEFLHEMHEQVFAGRDAVLTVGEMPGVTVEEAALFTDPERAEVDMVFQFEHVGLDQGATKWDVLPRDLLALKRSFGRWQDGLADRGWNSLYWNNHDQPRAVSRFGDDGEFRVASAKTLGAVLHLHRGTPYVYQGEELGMTNAPFDGPGAFLDIESVNHYAAATALGANGDDVLAALRVMSRDNARTPMQWDDSPHGGFTTGTPWAPVNPNTTEINAAAALADPDSVFHHYRALADLRHSVPAVVHGDFTMLLPDDPTVYAFTRRLDDVTLLVVGNFSGSPATVDIPDAADWARAELLLGTHPVDAGAGLTLQPWESRVLRR
- a CDS encoding PRC-barrel domain-containing protein, encoding MSVLLRSSEITKKPVVTYGGEDVAQIKDVVYGANGGHVEGFTLAGRGLFAGPLKTAIAWSSVVGLGPDAVIIADESSLVPTDAMLESAVASGAAPGGGDVLGSQVLTDDGTALGTVVDVIIEVSKSEQADVVGYEIDPAESLGRGKNRLLIPLPDTLAASGEHLIVPAAARDFVRDDLAGFGAAVEDFRARIKGQ